A single genomic interval of Mucilaginibacter robiniae harbors:
- the secY gene encoding preprotein translocase subunit SecY: MKNFFTTLSNIWKIEDLRVRIINTLLFLLIYRVGSYVILPGVDPASLQHSQTAKEGLLGLLNMFAGGSFARASIFALGVMPYISASIVVQLLGIAVPYFAKLQKEGESGRNKLNQWTRYLTIAITALQAIGYVRSQIVQSAISPVMGQGLFTITSVFVLTAGTLFVMWLGEKITDKGIGNGISLIIMVGIIAQLPAAIVDEFNSKVISPNGGGPLLFIVEMVALIAVVMFTILVVQGTRKVAVQYAKRIVGNKQYGGVRQYIPLKVNAAGVMPIIFAQALMFIPTTISSFFPSVASNSVMIALSTYTSWQHNLLFAILIILFTYFYTAITVNPKQMSDDMKRNGGFIPGVTPGDATSNFIDDVISKITLPGAIFLAIIAIIPAIANMVHINSTFARFFGGTSLIILVGVVLDTLQQIESHLLMRHYDGLMKTGRVKGRTTVPTAAGTVPPAI; the protein is encoded by the coding sequence ATGAAAAATTTTTTCACCACATTATCCAATATTTGGAAAATTGAAGATTTAAGAGTGCGTATTATTAACACACTCTTATTTCTTTTAATATACCGTGTAGGTTCATACGTAATTTTACCGGGTGTTGATCCTGCTTCTTTGCAGCATTCACAAACTGCTAAAGAAGGTTTGCTAGGCTTATTAAATATGTTTGCCGGTGGTTCATTCGCCAGAGCTTCCATATTTGCCTTAGGTGTAATGCCATACATTTCTGCTTCCATCGTGGTGCAGTTACTGGGTATTGCAGTGCCTTATTTTGCTAAGCTGCAAAAAGAAGGAGAAAGCGGCCGGAACAAATTAAACCAATGGACCCGCTACCTGACCATTGCTATTACTGCTTTGCAGGCTATCGGTTATGTACGTTCTCAAATTGTACAATCAGCCATTAGCCCGGTTATGGGTCAGGGCCTGTTTACTATTACTTCGGTATTCGTATTAACTGCCGGTACATTGTTTGTGATGTGGCTAGGTGAAAAAATTACTGATAAAGGTATTGGTAACGGTATCTCTCTGATTATTATGGTGGGTATTATTGCCCAACTACCTGCTGCTATTGTTGATGAGTTTAACTCTAAAGTAATAAGCCCGAATGGTGGTGGCCCATTATTGTTCATTGTAGAAATGGTTGCACTGATTGCTGTAGTAATGTTTACTATACTAGTAGTACAGGGTACACGTAAAGTTGCTGTACAATATGCTAAACGTATTGTCGGTAATAAACAATATGGTGGCGTTCGTCAGTATATACCGTTAAAGGTAAATGCTGCAGGTGTAATGCCTATCATTTTTGCTCAGGCATTAATGTTCATCCCAACTACCATATCATCGTTCTTCCCGAGCGTTGCTTCGAATAGCGTGATGATTGCCTTATCAACCTATACTTCTTGGCAGCATAACTTATTGTTTGCAATCTTGATTATTCTGTTTACTTACTTCTATACGGCTATCACCGTTAACCCAAAACAGATGTCAGATGATATGAAACGTAATGGCGGTTTTATCCCTGGGGTAACGCCTGGCGATGCTACCAGCAATTTTATTGATGATGTAATTTCGAAAATTACTTTGCCAGGTGCAATATTCTTGGCTATCATCGCTATTATACCGGCTATTGCCAATATGGTTCATATCAATAGCACTTTCGCCCGCTTTTTTGGTGGTACTTCCCTAATCATTCTGGTAGGTGTAGTGTTAGATACTTTGCAGCAAATTGAAAGCCACCTGTTAATGCGCCATTATGATGGCTTAATGAAAACAGGCAGGGTAAAAGGCCGTACTACAGTTCCAACAGCTGCTGGTACCGTTCCTCCGGCTATTTAA
- a CDS encoding GAF domain-containing protein, with protein sequence MPQRELERLQAVNRFLKLEISKDKELQEIVRLAALVCGTPTALITLIDQDSQYIKFEVGFEHTTTTREEAFCKHLLYQKEVMIVPDTHQDERFWGNKLVTGSSNIRFYAGTPIITTDGYSLGGLCVIDQQPRNLTLAQQQTLQFLAKQVIQLLEFDASLGIMKAQFIKAKDAEIKLRSYFESTSACHLLLNKELDVLAFNKATSSFVWLTYHVKLSTGMNVKDYMYSEHIPDFIDNCQQALSGEAVKIEKCFAYAKEVIWWAITYEPARNPDGEIIGVSYNAIDITQRMVHESKVMQQNESLKQIAYIQSHEMRKPVASILGLVNLFKAENYQASQEELQVLEKAAEELDSKIKTIVNYTD encoded by the coding sequence ATGCCTCAAAGAGAACTCGAGCGGCTACAAGCCGTAAACAGATTTTTAAAGCTGGAAATTAGCAAAGATAAAGAGCTTCAAGAAATTGTCAGATTGGCTGCCTTAGTATGTGGTACGCCAACAGCGCTAATTACTTTAATTGACCAAGATAGCCAATACATAAAATTTGAAGTTGGTTTTGAGCATACCACTACTACACGGGAAGAAGCTTTTTGTAAACATTTACTATATCAAAAAGAAGTTATGATAGTGCCCGATACCCATCAGGACGAACGCTTTTGGGGCAATAAGTTGGTTACGGGCAGTTCAAACATAAGGTTTTATGCAGGTACTCCAATTATTACTACAGATGGTTACAGTTTAGGTGGGTTGTGTGTTATTGACCAACAACCCAGAAATTTAACTCTGGCACAGCAGCAAACCCTACAGTTCTTGGCCAAGCAGGTAATTCAATTACTAGAGTTTGATGCCAGCCTAGGCATTATGAAAGCGCAGTTCATCAAGGCAAAGGATGCGGAAATCAAATTAAGATCATACTTTGAGAGTACCAGCGCCTGCCATTTATTGCTGAATAAAGAGTTGGATGTTCTGGCCTTTAATAAAGCAACCAGCAGTTTTGTATGGCTCACTTATCATGTTAAGCTGAGTACCGGCATGAATGTAAAGGATTATATGTATTCAGAACATATACCGGATTTTATTGACAACTGCCAGCAAGCTTTAAGCGGCGAAGCAGTTAAAATAGAGAAATGCTTTGCCTATGCCAAAGAAGTTATATGGTGGGCTATCACTTATGAGCCTGCCCGCAATCCAGATGGTGAAATTATTGGCGTTTCTTACAATGCTATTGATATTACTCAACGGATGGTGCATGAAAGTAAAGTAATGCAGCAAAATGAATCGCTCAAGCAAATTGCTTATATACAATCGCACGAAATGCGTAAACCAGTAGCTTCTATATTAGGGCTAGTGAACTTGTTTAAAGCGGAAAATTATCAAGCCAGCCAGGAAGAACTACAGGTGCTGGAAAAAGCTGCCGAAGAGCTGGATAGTAAAATCAAAACTATTGTTAACTATACTGATTAA
- the rpmJ gene encoding 50S ribosomal protein L36 encodes MKVRASIKKRSADCKIIRRKGKLYVINKKNPKYKQRQG; translated from the coding sequence ATGAAAGTTAGAGCATCCATCAAAAAACGTAGTGCTGATTGCAAAATCATCCGCCGTAAGGGTAAACTTTACGTAATCAACAAAAAGAACCCTAAATACAAACAACGTCAGGGTTAA
- a CDS encoding DNA-directed RNA polymerase subunit alpha, whose translation MAILAFQKPDKVIMQKSTDFEGTFEFRPLEPGFGVTIGNALRRILLSSLEGYAVTSVRISGVTHEFSTVKGVVEDVTEIILNLKQIRLKKTGETGDTEKIFVVISNQSTFKAGDITKFSNNFTVLNPELLLCNMDPSVNLEVELTVGKGRGYIPSEENKNPDATLGVIAIDSIYTPIKNVKYTIENYRVEQKTDYEKLVLDIATDGSIHPEEALKEAAKILIQHFMLFSDENMMLEAQAKEETKEVDEEILHMRKILKTELVDLDLSVRALNCLKAADIRSLADLVSYDVADMLKFRNFGKKSLTEIQDLVKSKGLSFGMNLAKYKLDEE comes from the coding sequence ATGGCAATTTTAGCATTTCAAAAACCTGATAAGGTTATCATGCAGAAGTCAACTGACTTTGAAGGTACGTTTGAATTCCGTCCGTTAGAACCAGGCTTCGGTGTAACCATTGGTAATGCTTTACGTCGTATTTTACTTTCATCGCTAGAAGGCTATGCTGTTACTTCTGTTCGTATTTCAGGTGTAACTCATGAGTTTTCAACTGTTAAAGGCGTTGTGGAAGATGTTACTGAAATCATCCTGAACCTGAAACAAATCAGGTTGAAAAAAACAGGTGAAACTGGTGACACAGAAAAAATCTTTGTAGTAATCAGTAATCAAAGCACATTCAAAGCTGGCGATATCACTAAGTTCTCTAACAACTTTACCGTATTAAATCCGGAGTTGCTGCTTTGTAACATGGATCCTTCAGTGAACTTGGAGGTAGAACTTACCGTGGGCAAAGGTCGTGGTTATATTCCAAGCGAAGAAAACAAAAACCCTGATGCTACTTTAGGTGTAATTGCAATTGACTCTATTTACACCCCGATTAAAAATGTTAAGTACACGATTGAAAACTACCGTGTAGAGCAAAAAACCGACTATGAAAAATTAGTACTGGATATTGCTACCGATGGTTCAATCCACCCGGAAGAAGCGTTAAAAGAAGCTGCTAAAATCTTAATTCAGCACTTCATGTTGTTCTCTGATGAAAACATGATGCTGGAAGCACAGGCTAAAGAAGAAACAAAAGAAGTTGATGAAGAAATTTTACACATGCGTAAAATTCTGAAAACTGAACTGGTTGATCTTGATCTGTCTGTACGTGCATTGAATTGCTTAAAAGCAGCTGACATACGTAGCCTGGCTGATCTGGTTTCTTATGATGTTGCCGATATGTTGAAATTCAGAAACTTCGGTAAGAAATCATTAACTGAAATCCAGGATCTGGTAAAATCAAAAGGTTTATCATTCGGTATGAACCTGGCTAAATACAAATTAGACGAAGAATAA
- the dnaK gene encoding molecular chaperone DnaK translates to MNQRKNNHMSKIIGIDLGTTNSCVAVMEGNEPVVIANSEGKRTTPSVVAFVDNGERKVGDPAKRQSITNPKKTIYSIKRFMGNQFNEVTKEADRVPYTVVKGDNNTPRVEIDDRKYTPQEISAMILQKMKKTAEDFLGTEVTEAVITVPAYFNDAQRQATKEAGEIAGLKVRRIINEPTAAALAYGLDKAHKDMKIVVFDCGGGTHDVSVLELGDGVFEVKATDGDTHLGGDDFDQVIIDWLAEEFKSEEGVDLRRDPMALQRLKEAAEKAKIELSSSNQTEINLPYITAADGMPKHLVKSLTRAKFEQLADSLIQRTIEPCRTALKNAGYSTSDIDEIILVGGSTRIPAIQEAVQKFFGKSPSKGVNPDEVVAIGAAIQGGVLTGEVKDVLLLDVTPLSLGIETMGGVMTRLIESNTTIPSKKSETFSTASDNQPSVEIHILQGERPMAAQNRTLGRFHLDSIPAAPRGVPQIEVTFDIDANGILNVSAKDKATGKEQKIRIEASSGLTDAEIQKMKQEAEANADADKRAKEEVEKLNSADALIFSTEKQLKEYGDKISADKKAPIESALTKLKTAYSSKDLTEIESAQTELNNAWNAASEEMYKAAADAQQGGQPGADNAGAGEGPQNNGDAVTDVDFEEVK, encoded by the coding sequence ATTAATCAAAGGAAAAACAATCATATGTCTAAAATCATTGGAATTGACTTAGGAACAACAAACTCCTGCGTGGCTGTAATGGAAGGTAACGAGCCTGTTGTTATTGCCAACAGTGAAGGTAAACGCACTACACCTTCTGTAGTAGCTTTTGTGGATAATGGTGAGCGTAAAGTGGGTGATCCGGCCAAACGTCAATCTATTACCAACCCTAAAAAAACAATATATTCTATCAAACGCTTTATGGGTAACCAATTTAACGAGGTAACCAAAGAAGCTGACCGTGTACCTTATACCGTGGTTAAAGGTGATAACAACACCCCACGTGTAGAAATAGACGACCGTAAATATACTCCACAAGAAATTTCTGCCATGATTCTTCAAAAAATGAAGAAAACTGCTGAAGATTTCTTAGGAACTGAAGTAACTGAAGCCGTAATTACGGTACCTGCTTACTTTAACGATGCGCAACGTCAGGCTACTAAAGAAGCTGGTGAAATTGCTGGTTTAAAAGTACGCCGTATTATCAACGAACCTACTGCTGCTGCCTTGGCTTATGGCTTAGATAAAGCCCACAAAGACATGAAAATTGTGGTGTTTGACTGTGGTGGTGGTACTCATGACGTATCTGTACTGGAATTAGGTGATGGTGTGTTTGAAGTAAAAGCTACTGATGGTGATACTCACTTAGGTGGTGATGACTTTGACCAAGTAATTATCGACTGGTTAGCTGAGGAGTTCAAGAGCGAAGAAGGCGTTGATTTACGTCGTGACCCAATGGCTTTGCAACGCTTGAAAGAAGCTGCTGAAAAAGCTAAAATTGAGTTATCAAGCTCTAACCAAACTGAAATCAACTTACCATACATCACTGCTGCTGATGGTATGCCTAAGCACTTGGTTAAATCATTAACCCGTGCTAAATTTGAGCAACTGGCTGATAGCTTAATTCAACGTACTATTGAGCCATGCCGTACTGCTTTGAAAAATGCAGGTTACAGCACATCAGATATAGATGAGATTATTCTGGTAGGTGGTTCAACCCGTATCCCTGCTATTCAGGAAGCGGTACAAAAATTCTTCGGTAAATCACCATCTAAAGGTGTTAACCCTGATGAGGTAGTCGCTATTGGTGCTGCAATTCAAGGTGGTGTATTAACCGGTGAAGTGAAAGATGTGTTACTATTAGATGTTACCCCACTTTCTTTAGGTATTGAAACTATGGGTGGTGTAATGACTCGCCTGATCGAATCTAACACAACTATTCCAAGCAAGAAGTCAGAAACTTTCTCTACTGCTTCTGATAACCAGCCTTCAGTAGAAATTCACATTTTGCAAGGTGAGCGTCCAATGGCAGCACAAAACCGTACTTTAGGCCGTTTCCACTTAGACAGCATTCCGGCTGCGCCACGTGGTGTGCCTCAAATTGAAGTAACTTTCGATATTGATGCTAACGGTATCCTGAACGTATCAGCTAAAGATAAAGCTACCGGTAAAGAGCAAAAAATCCGTATTGAAGCTTCATCTGGCTTAACTGATGCTGAAATTCAGAAAATGAAACAGGAAGCTGAAGCTAATGCAGATGCTGACAAAAGAGCAAAAGAAGAAGTTGAAAAACTGAACAGCGCTGATGCCCTGATCTTCTCAACTGAAAAGCAATTGAAAGAGTATGGCGACAAAATATCTGCTGACAAAAAAGCACCTATTGAGTCTGCTTTAACTAAACTGAAAACTGCTTACTCTTCTAAAGACCTGACCGAGATTGAATCTGCTCAAACTGAGTTGAACAATGCTTGGAATGCAGCTTCAGAAGAAATGTACAAAGCCGCTGCTGATGCTCAGCAAGGCGGTCAGCCAGGTGCGGATAACGCTGGTGCTGGTGAAGGTCCTCAAAACAATGGCGACGCTGTAACAGATGTTGACTTTGAAGAAGTAAAATAA
- the map gene encoding type I methionyl aminopeptidase codes for MAKIHYKTAEDIELIRQSSLLVSKTLGEVAKVIKPGVKTIELNRLAETFIRDHGGEPAFLNYHGFPFSLCISMNDQVVHGFPGSHELKEGDLLSVDCGVILNKYYGDSAYTFGVGEMSETAKTLMRVTQECLKLGVAKAITGMRVGDVGYAVQEHAEKNGFGVVKELIGHGVGLKLHEKPDVPNYGKRGSGVKLEEGMVIAIEPMINAGKAGVKFWKDGWTVSTVDGQPSAHYEHTVAVSKGQPDILSTFSYIEEVLEKNNNS; via the coding sequence ATGGCAAAAATACATTATAAGACTGCCGAAGATATAGAACTCATCCGACAAAGTTCTTTACTGGTTTCTAAAACACTGGGCGAGGTAGCTAAGGTTATCAAGCCCGGTGTTAAAACCATCGAACTAAATAGGCTCGCCGAAACCTTCATTCGTGATCATGGTGGCGAGCCTGCTTTTTTAAATTATCACGGTTTCCCATTCTCACTTTGCATTTCCATGAACGATCAGGTAGTGCATGGCTTTCCAGGCTCACATGAGCTAAAGGAAGGTGATTTATTATCGGTAGATTGCGGCGTAATACTGAACAAATATTATGGCGATTCAGCATACACCTTTGGTGTAGGTGAAATGAGTGAAACTGCTAAAACCTTAATGCGGGTAACGCAAGAATGTTTAAAGCTGGGTGTAGCTAAAGCCATAACCGGTATGCGTGTGGGTGATGTAGGCTATGCTGTTCAGGAACATGCTGAGAAAAATGGGTTTGGTGTAGTAAAGGAACTGATTGGCCACGGTGTAGGCTTAAAGCTGCACGAAAAGCCAGATGTACCTAACTATGGTAAACGTGGCTCAGGCGTGAAACTGGAAGAGGGTATGGTGATCGCTATTGAACCTATGATTAACGCAGGTAAAGCTGGTGTTAAGTTCTGGAAAGATGGCTGGACCGTATCTACCGTTGATGGCCAACCATCTGCTCATTACGAGCACACAGTGGCAGTTAGCAAGGGGCAACCTGATATTCTTTCTACGTTTTCGTATATAGAAGAAGTTTTAGAAAAAAATAACAATAGTTAA
- the rpsD gene encoding 30S ribosomal protein S4, producing MARYTGPKSKIARKFREPIFGPDKVLERKNYPPGMHGVSKRRGKQSEYAVQLQEKQKVKYTYGVLERQFENLFHRASSREGITGTNLLQLLEARLDNAVYRLGIAPTRSGARQLVGHKHITVNGEVVNIASYALKAGDVIAVREKSKTLEAITNSVAGRKVNKYSWFEWDAANLSGKLLNYPNRDEIPENIKENLIVELYSK from the coding sequence ATGGCTAGATATACAGGTCCTAAATCCAAAATTGCGCGTAAATTCCGCGAACCTATTTTTGGTCCAGATAAAGTTCTGGAAAGAAAAAATTATCCTCCAGGCATGCATGGCGTTTCTAAACGTCGCGGTAAACAATCAGAGTATGCCGTACAGCTGCAGGAAAAACAAAAAGTTAAATATACTTACGGTGTATTAGAACGTCAGTTTGAAAACTTATTTCACCGTGCTTCATCACGTGAAGGTATTACCGGTACTAACTTGCTGCAATTATTAGAAGCTCGTTTAGACAATGCCGTTTACCGTTTAGGTATTGCACCTACCCGTTCAGGTGCCCGTCAGTTAGTAGGCCACAAACACATCACTGTAAATGGTGAAGTAGTAAACATTGCTTCATACGCTTTGAAAGCTGGTGATGTTATTGCCGTACGCGAAAAATCAAAAACACTAGAAGCCATCACTAACTCAGTAGCTGGCCGCAAAGTGAACAAATATAGCTGGTTTGAGTGGGATGCTGCCAACCTGAGTGGCAAACTGCTAAACTATCCTAACCGCGATGAAATTCCTGAAAACATCAAGGAAAACTTAATCGTCGAGTTATACTCTAAATAA
- the rpsK gene encoding 30S ribosomal protein S11, protein MAKAKKVTKKRLVVVEPVGQAHINATFNNIIVTLTNTTGQAISWSSAGKMGFKGSKKNTPYAASQAAADCGKVAYDLGLRKVEVFVKGPGAGRESAIRTLQTSGIEVTTIKDITPLPHNGCRPAKRRRV, encoded by the coding sequence ATGGCTAAAGCTAAAAAAGTAACCAAAAAGCGCCTTGTAGTGGTTGAGCCAGTTGGCCAAGCCCACATTAACGCTACTTTCAACAATATCATTGTTACCTTAACAAACACTACCGGTCAGGCTATCTCATGGTCATCAGCTGGTAAAATGGGTTTCAAAGGTTCAAAAAAGAATACTCCATATGCAGCTTCACAAGCAGCTGCTGATTGCGGTAAAGTAGCTTATGATTTAGGCTTACGCAAAGTTGAAGTATTTGTAAAAGGCCCAGGTGCTGGTCGTGAGTCAGCTATCCGTACTTTACAAACTTCAGGTATTGAGGTAACTACTATTAAGGATATTACCCCGCTTCCACACAACGGTTGCCGTCCTGCTAAAAGAAGAAGAGTTTAA
- the infA gene encoding translation initiation factor IF-1, whose protein sequence is MAKQSSIEQDGTIREALSNAMFRVELENGHEIIAHISGKMRMHYIKILPGDRVKLEMSPYDLTKGRITYRYK, encoded by the coding sequence ATGGCGAAACAATCCTCGATTGAACAAGACGGTACTATCAGAGAGGCATTATCAAATGCTATGTTCAGGGTAGAACTGGAAAATGGTCATGAGATTATTGCACATATATCCGGCAAAATGCGTATGCACTATATCAAAATTTTGCCTGGCGACCGGGTGAAATTAGAAATGAGCCCATACGATTTAACCAAAGGCAGAATAACCTACAGATATAAATAA
- the rpmD gene encoding 50S ribosomal protein L30, whose amino-acid sequence MAKIKITQIKSVIDRSERQKKTIEALGLKKINHSVEVEANDAIIGMIRKVNHLVAVENI is encoded by the coding sequence ATGGCGAAAATCAAAATAACTCAGATTAAAAGCGTGATCGATAGAAGTGAGCGCCAGAAAAAAACCATTGAAGCTTTAGGTTTAAAGAAAATTAACCATAGCGTAGAAGTGGAAGCTAATGATGCTATCATCGGCATGATTAGAAAAGTTAATCATTTGGTAGCAGTAGAAAACATTTAA
- the rpsM gene encoding 30S ribosomal protein S13, with product MARISGIDLPRNKRGEIGLTYIYGIGRSTAQSILDQAGISYDTKVQEWTDEQLAAIRGIINDQIKVEGALRSEVQLNIKRLMDIGCYRGTRHRKGLPLRGQRTKNNSRTRKGKRKTVANKKKVTK from the coding sequence ATGGCACGTATTTCAGGTATTGATTTACCAAGAAACAAAAGAGGCGAGATTGGCCTTACCTACATTTATGGTATCGGTCGTTCTACTGCACAAAGCATTTTAGATCAGGCTGGTATTTCTTATGATACCAAAGTACAAGAATGGACCGATGAGCAATTAGCTGCTATACGCGGTATCATCAACGATCAAATTAAAGTTGAAGGTGCATTGCGTTCTGAAGTTCAATTGAACATCAAACGTTTAATGGATATTGGTTGCTACCGTGGTACCCGTCACCGTAAAGGTTTACCATTACGTGGTCAGCGTACTAAAAACAACTCTCGTACCCGTAAAGGTAAACGTAAAACAGTTGCTAACAAGAAAAAAGTAACTAAGTAA
- a CDS encoding GNAT family N-acetyltransferase, with the protein MLFIESSRLKLIPLNHQQLLQCHHNRSAFEKSLGLQVSDMIIHPDFRQEMSEAMQNCWLPNTLAYPELYQWYTNWEIVLKDNYTAIGGIAFGGYPDDYGETSIGYVVDQQHWGKSYATEAVLTLCTWGFSFSTLKAIGADTAVGNYASQKVLLKAGFRKMQTVNSRTYFKLSKRQHTTTKKALFE; encoded by the coding sequence ATGTTGTTCATTGAATCCAGCCGATTAAAACTAATCCCATTGAACCATCAACAGTTGCTTCAATGCCATCACAACCGTTCAGCGTTTGAAAAATCATTGGGCTTGCAGGTATCCGACATGATTATTCACCCAGATTTCAGACAGGAAATGAGCGAGGCCATGCAAAACTGCTGGTTGCCAAATACACTAGCTTACCCTGAACTATACCAGTGGTACACTAACTGGGAAATTGTATTGAAAGATAATTATACGGCAATTGGAGGTATAGCCTTTGGCGGTTACCCAGATGATTATGGTGAAACCAGCATAGGCTATGTGGTAGACCAACAGCATTGGGGCAAAAGTTATGCTACCGAAGCTGTACTGACCTTGTGTACATGGGGATTTAGCTTTAGTACACTAAAAGCTATTGGTGCCGATACAGCAGTTGGCAACTATGCATCGCAAAAGGTGTTACTGAAAGCGGGCTTTCGAAAAATGCAAACAGTAAATAGCCGAACTTATTTTAAGCTAAGCAAGCGCCAACATACTACAACAAAAAAAGCCCTGTTTGAATAA
- the rplO gene encoding 50S ribosomal protein L15, with the protein MNLSNLKPAEGSTKNRKRIGRGTGSGRGGTSTRGHKGAGSRSGTTTKVGFEGGQMPLQRRLPKVGFKNPNRVEYVSINLDALQQLADKYSVSTINFETLREHGLASKNDLVKILGRGTVSTKLDVQAHAFSATAQKAIEAAGGSIVKL; encoded by the coding sequence ATGAATTTAAGTAATCTTAAACCTGCAGAAGGTTCTACTAAAAATAGAAAAAGAATAGGCCGTGGTACTGGTTCAGGCCGTGGCGGAACTTCAACCCGTGGTCATAAAGGCGCTGGTTCACGTTCAGGTACAACTACAAAAGTTGGTTTCGAGGGAGGTCAGATGCCATTGCAACGTCGTTTGCCTAAAGTTGGCTTCAAAAACCCTAACCGTGTTGAATATGTAAGTATCAATTTAGATGCTTTACAGCAATTAGCTGATAAATATTCAGTTTCAACTATTAACTTTGAAACATTAAGAGAGCATGGCTTAGCTTCTAAAAACGACTTAGTGAAAATTTTAGGTCGTGGTACAGTAAGCACTAAGCTGGATGTTCAGGCACATGCGTTTTCTGCTACTGCACAAAAAGCAATCGAAGCAGCCGGCGGTTCAATTGTAAAGTTGTAA
- the rplQ gene encoding 50S ribosomal protein L17 produces MRHGKKHNHLGRTDSHRKAMMGNMASSLILHKRITTTLAKAKALRVYVEPLVTKSKNDTTHSRRTVFSYLQNKEAVTILFREIAEKVANRPGGYTRIIKLENRLGDNAEMAMIELVDYNTVYGKEAAAATTATRRSRRRGGSGKGQAASAATAEVTPVDETVTAEPEAATEVPEAPAQNEENAEKGE; encoded by the coding sequence ATGAGACACGGTAAAAAACACAATCACTTAGGCCGTACCGACAGTCATCGTAAAGCGATGATGGGTAACATGGCTTCATCGCTTATCCTGCACAAGCGTATTACTACAACATTGGCAAAAGCAAAAGCATTGCGTGTGTATGTTGAGCCTTTGGTAACTAAATCAAAAAACGATACTACGCATTCTCGCCGTACCGTATTCAGCTATCTGCAAAACAAAGAAGCGGTAACTATCCTGTTCCGTGAAATAGCTGAAAAAGTAGCTAACCGCCCAGGTGGTTATACTCGTATCATTAAATTAGAAAACCGTTTGGGTGACAACGCTGAAATGGCCATGATTGAATTAGTGGATTACAATACTGTTTACGGTAAAGAAGCTGCTGCTGCAACTACAGCAACTCGTCGTTCACGTCGTCGTGGTGGTTCAGGCAAAGGTCAGGCTGCATCTGCTGCTACTGCCGAAGTTACTCCGGTTGATGAAACTGTAACTGCTGAACCAGAAGCTGCTACTGAAGTTCCTGAGGCACCAGCTCAAAATGAAGAAAACGCTGAAAAGGGCGAATAA